In Nocardia sp. NBC_00403, one DNA window encodes the following:
- a CDS encoding site-specific integrase: MPRGRPPLRIGAHGKIKRVSLGGGIWLARCRFRDDDGVTRIVERQSPQGQYDQRGQLAEDALVVALEARRTGGGDEVTGETTVSVLCAQHIQNLVDKGRATRTIDTYRDVVKAIEPRAGSVRTREATAGRMNKAIQAISDRHGYSTAKQARTVLRGALQLAVIADVLPTNPIDSVSRLERKAPPKGAPSINAQGLAQLLADLRDSEVPWRAGRTVADYCRTADLADPITLLIGTGMRRGELLGLRWRDIDQATSVATICGKVVRKRGGGLIREPFAKSDAGNRSIILPGFVMEMLKRRRTEPHPSIDGVIFPSSTGTLRDPDNFNQQWAKVRERLGVPDVSSHSFRKALATLLDDAALSARVGADQLGHRHVSMTQDVYFGRGRIHQAVADVLDQLSS, from the coding sequence ATGCCGAGGGGTAGACCACCGCTGCGCATCGGTGCGCACGGGAAGATCAAGAGAGTCAGTCTCGGCGGTGGGATCTGGTTGGCGCGCTGCCGATTTCGTGACGACGATGGCGTTACCCGGATCGTCGAGCGTCAGTCACCCCAGGGGCAGTACGACCAGCGCGGCCAGCTCGCCGAGGATGCGCTCGTGGTCGCGCTCGAGGCGCGCCGCACTGGCGGTGGAGATGAAGTCACGGGGGAGACGACCGTATCGGTGTTGTGCGCGCAGCACATTCAGAACCTCGTGGACAAGGGCCGAGCAACCCGCACCATCGACACCTACCGCGACGTCGTGAAGGCGATCGAACCGCGGGCCGGTTCGGTGCGCACCCGTGAGGCGACTGCCGGGCGGATGAACAAGGCCATTCAGGCGATCAGTGACCGGCACGGGTACTCAACCGCGAAGCAGGCGCGGACCGTGCTCCGCGGCGCGCTTCAACTGGCCGTCATCGCTGACGTGCTCCCGACCAACCCCATCGACAGTGTGTCCCGCCTTGAGCGCAAGGCGCCCCCGAAAGGCGCCCCGTCGATCAACGCGCAGGGACTCGCGCAGCTGCTCGCCGATCTGCGGGACAGTGAAGTGCCGTGGCGGGCGGGGCGGACCGTCGCCGACTACTGCCGCACGGCGGATCTCGCCGACCCGATCACGTTGCTGATCGGGACCGGTATGCGTCGCGGCGAACTGCTCGGGTTGCGGTGGCGCGACATCGACCAAGCAACGTCGGTCGCAACGATCTGCGGGAAGGTGGTGCGCAAGCGCGGCGGCGGGCTCATCCGGGAGCCGTTCGCGAAGAGTGATGCGGGCAACCGGTCCATCATCCTGCCGGGGTTCGTCATGGAGATGCTGAAGCGGCGGCGCACGGAACCGCATCCCAGCATCGACGGGGTTATCTTCCCCAGCTCGACCGGGACACTGCGCGACCCGGACAACTTCAATCAGCAGTGGGCGAAGGTGCGCGAACGACTCGGCGTACCGGACGTGTCGAGCCACAGCTTCCGGAAGGCGCTGGCGACACTGCTCGATGATGCGGCACTGTCCGCGCGCGTCGGTGCCGACCAGCTAGGGCACCGACACGTCTCGATGACACAGGATGTTTATTTCGGGCGCGGACGGATACACCAGGCAGTGGCCGACGTACTCGACCAGTTGTCTTCGTAA
- a CDS encoding DUF4345 family protein, with translation MSIVLIAVVALFFAGMGIYGLLRPSQLVDPLGLLADRPDARAEVRAVYGGFGIAIAAVLGFAAADVGDLRYGACLAMAAALGGMAFGRVWSAFVERPSAFYPVWFFLILELIMAGMLVIAVGVD, from the coding sequence ATGTCGATCGTGTTGATTGCCGTGGTGGCGTTGTTCTTCGCCGGCATGGGAATTTATGGGCTGTTGCGGCCCAGCCAGCTGGTCGATCCACTCGGCCTGCTCGCCGATCGTCCCGATGCTCGTGCCGAAGTGCGTGCCGTTTACGGCGGTTTCGGCATCGCGATCGCCGCGGTCCTCGGGTTCGCCGCCGCCGATGTCGGTGACCTGAGATACGGAGCATGCCTCGCCATGGCGGCTGCGCTCGGCGGTATGGCGTTCGGCCGGGTGTGGTCGGCCTTCGTGGAACGCCCCTCCGCCTTCTATCCGGTGTGGTTCTTCCTGATCCTGGAGCTGATCATGGCCGGAATGCTGGTTATCGCCGTAGGTGTCGACTGA
- a CDS encoding helix-turn-helix domain-containing protein, producing the protein MTQSKPLRTITPHQAVKQAVTALRKKQGWTADELATECERLGMPSLNRSVIANIESGRRKYVSIDELCCLAFALDVAPVHLLIPIGDEEVDFYSATPQAMLPIRKARQWVRGEWVPPGRDPRLYFANVPAEEFEVIKAADTGKARRDLEHRLEGKSPKRYDDAEG; encoded by the coding sequence ATGACACAGTCCAAACCGTTACGAACGATCACGCCTCATCAGGCCGTCAAGCAGGCCGTCACGGCCCTGCGCAAGAAGCAGGGGTGGACCGCCGATGAACTCGCGACCGAGTGCGAACGTCTGGGTATGCCATCGCTGAATCGCTCGGTGATTGCGAACATCGAATCAGGACGTCGCAAGTACGTATCGATCGACGAACTCTGCTGTCTCGCATTCGCTTTGGATGTCGCGCCGGTTCATCTCCTGATTCCGATCGGTGACGAAGAGGTTGACTTCTACTCCGCTACCCCGCAGGCGATGCTGCCGATTCGCAAGGCTCGTCAGTGGGTTCGAGGGGAATGGGTCCCCCCCGGCCGTGATCCGCGGCTGTACTTCGCCAACGTGCCCGCTGAGGAGTTCGAGGTCATCAAGGCGGCAGACACGGGGAAGGCGCGGCGCGATCTAGAGCACCGGCTTGAGGGCAAGTCACCGAAGAGGTACGACGATGCCGAGGGGTAG
- a CDS encoding AAA family ATPase produces MTEQRAGRRLVVTRGSDVTTKRVRWVVPDWIPAGALTLLAGREGLGKSTIAVELCARVTRGALDDGEWVGQRRNVLYLHTEDAREFTVAPRLRAAGADMERVLFVDVHTDLTENGTMILPADTLALDDLVAAERVSLIVLDAATSAMSSELSGKDDRQVRQFLEPLAQLAARRDCVVLGLCHFGKRDGNDTGKLILGSIAWSQVARSVLSVAKDDDSGNLIITNTKGNLAPRTRSMEAVIESATVPTEDGDAEVGLLRWLGESDRDARDLLAGDATPDTEERTAAEAWLEDYLTEHGQTPAKVVKAEARKQGFSDATVKRAAKSIGVAYDIAGFPRTSVWRLQSAQWDQGLPTHEPNEPTEPTGRDQRKHSEPTEPNYQSAHAHVNEPTVTPLAHEVRTPGRSVGQWLGSGKPVATVTQIGGPVDRARAKVLELLAGGAELTAREMRGGRISKETRTGLDAALRLLTAAGQISSREDGRKVVYRLAGGRSESA; encoded by the coding sequence ATGACAGAGCAGCGGGCGGGCCGCCGGTTGGTCGTCACCCGCGGATCGGATGTCACGACCAAGCGTGTTCGATGGGTAGTCCCCGACTGGATACCTGCGGGCGCATTGACCTTGCTCGCTGGTCGGGAAGGTCTCGGCAAGTCGACCATCGCTGTGGAGTTGTGCGCCCGGGTCACCCGCGGTGCGCTCGACGATGGTGAATGGGTCGGCCAGCGCCGCAACGTCCTGTACCTGCACACCGAAGACGCTCGCGAATTCACGGTGGCGCCCCGACTTCGCGCCGCTGGCGCCGACATGGAGCGCGTGCTGTTCGTCGACGTGCATACCGACCTGACCGAGAACGGCACGATGATTCTGCCAGCCGATACTTTGGCGCTGGACGATCTCGTTGCCGCCGAGCGCGTCTCGCTGATCGTTCTGGACGCCGCTACCTCGGCCATGTCATCGGAGCTGTCAGGCAAAGACGATCGGCAGGTGCGCCAGTTTCTCGAGCCGTTGGCACAACTCGCCGCACGGCGTGACTGCGTTGTCCTCGGGTTGTGCCACTTCGGCAAGCGCGACGGTAACGACACCGGCAAGCTCATCCTCGGGTCTATCGCTTGGTCCCAGGTCGCGCGCTCGGTGCTCTCGGTCGCCAAGGATGACGACTCGGGCAACCTGATCATCACCAACACCAAGGGCAACCTCGCACCGCGCACCAGATCCATGGAGGCCGTCATCGAGTCGGCCACGGTGCCCACCGAGGACGGTGACGCCGAGGTTGGGTTGCTGCGTTGGCTCGGCGAATCCGACCGCGACGCCCGCGACCTTCTCGCCGGAGACGCCACGCCGGACACCGAGGAACGCACGGCCGCCGAGGCGTGGCTCGAGGACTACCTCACCGAGCACGGCCAGACACCCGCGAAGGTGGTCAAGGCCGAGGCGCGCAAGCAGGGATTCTCGGACGCCACGGTCAAGCGTGCGGCGAAATCCATCGGTGTCGCCTACGACATAGCGGGGTTCCCGCGCACTTCGGTATGGCGCCTCCAGTCGGCTCAGTGGGATCAGGGCTTACCTACACATGAGCCGAATGAGCCCACTGAGCCGACTGGACGTGACCAGCGCAAACACAGTGAGCCCACTGAGCCGAATTATCAGTCGGCTCACGCTCACGTGAATGAGCCCACTGTGACCCCACTGGCGCACGAAGTCCGTACGCCCGGTCGCAGCGTCGGTCAGTGGCTCGGTTCGGGCAAGCCCGTTGCGACCGTCACGCAGATCGGTGGACCGGTGGACCGGGCGCGAGCGAAGGTGCTTGAACTGCTCGCCGGTGGCGCGGAATTGACCGCGCGCGAGATGCGCGGTGGCCGAATCTCCAAGGAGACAAGGACCGGTCTCGATGCTGCTCTGCGGTTGCTGACCGCAGCCGGACAGATCAGCTCCCGAGAAGACGGCCGGAAGGTCGTGTACCGGCTCGCCGGAGGACGGAGCGAGAGCGCATGA
- a CDS encoding helix-turn-helix transcriptional regulator produces MHTSEDYWLSRPELANRLKVPARTLDEWAHKGKGPRFAKIGRFSRYRLIDVEAWENAQLIGGSDAA; encoded by the coding sequence ATGCACACCTCAGAGGACTACTGGCTGAGCCGCCCGGAATTGGCTAACCGCCTCAAGGTCCCCGCCAGGACGCTCGACGAATGGGCTCACAAGGGCAAGGGTCCGCGCTTCGCGAAGATCGGGCGTTTCTCGCGCTATCGCCTGATCGACGTCGAGGCGTGGGAGAACGCCCAGCTGATTGGCGGATCGGACGCCGCCTGA
- a CDS encoding lytic transglycosylase domain-containing protein translates to MPDYSAGTASVDIKPNFDGFVRKLRADLDRVQAELDVSIGVDDASLDAAEEKIRRRLGGISVDIQVGADTRVAADEIAALRALAGQQMTIDVDADTSAAAAQIAGLRGTTVDVNVRADRGSLDSLRSSIGSASLLNLGALGIGNLPAAGFGLASMGADLQSLAQTGALLPGIFGGAAAGIGTLVVAGQGLKDSFSDSPKKAQAAYQGLTQEGRALVDVTKGFGDQWTRVQESVQSTTLNGLADPLKSLIGNQLPVLARSMTGISAQFNTGFGSLFAELGNSKSQAALEAGFANTATAVGVLNGALVPAISSVRTLGVTGSTFLPQLAQGVTNLTTRLDAFLTRSNDSGDLSRWMREGTDAAGDLVSVVGNLGSSLNSVFRAVKGDGEGFLVTVDRLSGRMAEWLKSTEGQQQLRSFFHEGREQLDQWVPILQSLGSILKSVYEATQAWSAILMPFLQAASSLLSGHDGLLKTALVSYLAFKTLSPIFTGLQAAITGANGALTRFNSAQATAGVSGANAFRSSLSGIGAMLGPGGLVTVGVAAAAVGIGLLAQRHQEAKQAAEEQRIALEALGQTLDKQTGKVTEQTIAQVSETLGKEGFLTRADTLGVDKKALAGAAAGIDPDAKAAINERLTQIILEQQGSAGGRWNQAKVGGLNDQDIAQALQGVPEAVTKYGDAIAAAQAKINAQGGDEVLPNLQVLKAALNDIGESAATLGGKMNDTNSSLAKLGEEARQIAEARDGIHELTESGRADFTAFGVTVEKVTSQNTVLLKSATDEQIAKLRELGFTADRLPDKTVTVTLNADQAKADIKEIAAPAVKTVEVRTVTLTGTGQITAGDESHPRPLPGRALGGEVSGGVAGRDSVPSLLMPGEHVFTTSDVDKLGGQAGVYRFRAALQSGMVGRFANGGAVGWSAEDETKLQSAITAVTQAEERRATLDFNKKASDADKRQADLKIEKAKQKVAELEGRKTTGAPGATLLPQVPLPNRRSQQEIQNFNAQQAVDQANTARNRIYSDPTSTQEQKLKADNDYLSAQNSLESTRKQQTDLGSGVLPSQYTLPGIASRAAGILTTGLLGFFGLENSILSDSGYYSQAINTLGGRLSQGQQQSGSTGGYEYQPKNLPVDPEKKSSDSESSSTETSSSDASSHEFQSGGGAEQWRPTFAGVLSALGMPAGWLSLGIAQMRTESGGNPKAINNWDSNAAKGTPSKGLMQVIDPTFQSYKSALYPSDIWDPGANIAAALRYTVARYGGPEGVWGQGHGYADGGWAFGPGTGTSDSIDARLSHGEFVVNAQAAAANADWLQAINSGLSMRAPALPQGLSARSSDAPSVNRDHSMNFGDTYVMNPQDFIDAVDRHQSKQAIGLSAALM, encoded by the coding sequence ATGCCTGACTACAGTGCCGGAACAGCCAGCGTCGACATCAAGCCCAATTTCGATGGCTTCGTGCGGAAACTCCGCGCAGACCTCGACCGGGTCCAGGCCGAGCTTGATGTCAGCATCGGCGTCGACGACGCCAGTCTCGACGCGGCCGAGGAGAAGATTCGTCGTCGCCTCGGAGGCATCAGTGTCGATATCCAGGTCGGTGCTGATACGCGGGTTGCGGCCGATGAGATCGCAGCGTTGCGGGCGTTGGCCGGTCAGCAAATGACGATCGACGTCGACGCTGACACCTCGGCGGCGGCAGCGCAGATCGCTGGCTTGCGGGGGACGACGGTCGACGTCAACGTTCGCGCCGACCGTGGATCCCTCGATAGCCTGCGGTCGTCCATCGGCTCTGCCAGCCTGTTGAACCTCGGTGCGCTCGGCATCGGGAACCTTCCGGCCGCCGGGTTCGGGCTGGCGTCGATGGGCGCCGACCTGCAGTCGTTGGCACAGACTGGCGCGCTACTGCCCGGCATCTTCGGTGGCGCCGCAGCGGGAATCGGGACGCTCGTCGTCGCTGGGCAAGGCTTGAAGGACTCGTTCTCCGACTCTCCAAAGAAGGCGCAGGCCGCCTACCAAGGGCTCACCCAGGAGGGGCGCGCGCTCGTCGATGTCACCAAGGGCTTCGGTGATCAGTGGACGCGCGTTCAGGAATCGGTGCAATCCACCACCCTCAACGGGTTGGCAGATCCTCTCAAGAGCCTCATCGGTAACCAGCTGCCAGTCCTCGCGCGCAGCATGACGGGGATCTCTGCCCAGTTCAACACTGGTTTCGGAAGCCTGTTCGCCGAGCTGGGCAATAGCAAATCGCAGGCCGCCCTCGAGGCTGGCTTCGCGAACACCGCTACCGCGGTGGGGGTCCTCAATGGCGCACTTGTACCGGCGATCTCGAGTGTCCGCACCCTCGGTGTCACCGGCTCGACATTCCTGCCGCAACTCGCACAAGGGGTCACCAACCTCACGACGCGCCTTGATGCGTTCCTGACTCGCTCGAACGACTCCGGTGACCTGTCGCGGTGGATGCGTGAAGGCACCGATGCCGCAGGCGATCTCGTCTCGGTAGTCGGAAACCTTGGCTCCTCGCTCAACTCGGTCTTCCGCGCCGTCAAGGGCGACGGGGAAGGGTTCCTCGTCACTGTTGACCGACTGAGCGGCCGCATGGCCGAGTGGCTGAAATCGACTGAGGGACAGCAGCAGTTGCGGAGCTTCTTCCATGAAGGCCGCGAGCAGCTGGATCAGTGGGTGCCGATCCTCCAATCGCTGGGAAGCATCCTGAAGTCGGTGTACGAGGCTACGCAGGCTTGGTCTGCGATCCTGATGCCGTTCCTGCAAGCGGCGTCGAGTTTGCTCAGCGGTCACGACGGCCTCTTGAAGACCGCGCTCGTCTCCTACTTGGCATTCAAGACGCTCTCGCCCATCTTCACTGGCCTGCAGGCTGCGATCACCGGCGCCAACGGCGCTCTCACACGGTTCAACTCGGCGCAGGCAACCGCAGGCGTCAGCGGTGCGAACGCGTTCCGGTCCAGCCTGTCGGGGATCGGCGCAATGCTCGGCCCCGGCGGGCTGGTCACGGTCGGTGTGGCCGCGGCCGCGGTCGGTATCGGTCTGCTCGCGCAGCGGCATCAGGAAGCCAAGCAGGCTGCCGAGGAACAGCGGATCGCCCTCGAGGCGCTCGGGCAAACGTTGGACAAGCAGACCGGCAAGGTCACCGAGCAGACGATCGCGCAGGTATCTGAAACGCTCGGCAAGGAAGGGTTTCTCACCCGGGCCGACACGCTCGGCGTGGACAAGAAGGCCCTCGCTGGCGCCGCCGCGGGTATCGACCCCGACGCGAAGGCTGCGATCAACGAACGCCTCACGCAGATCATCCTCGAGCAGCAAGGCTCTGCTGGTGGCCGTTGGAATCAAGCCAAGGTTGGAGGGCTCAACGATCAGGACATCGCGCAAGCGCTGCAGGGCGTGCCAGAGGCGGTCACGAAGTACGGCGACGCGATCGCTGCCGCTCAAGCCAAGATCAACGCGCAAGGCGGCGATGAAGTCCTGCCGAACCTTCAGGTCCTGAAGGCAGCGCTGAACGACATCGGCGAAAGTGCGGCCACCCTCGGCGGCAAGATGAACGACACCAACTCGAGCCTTGCCAAGCTGGGCGAGGAAGCACGGCAGATCGCCGAGGCCCGCGACGGCATTCACGAACTGACCGAGTCCGGCCGCGCGGACTTCACCGCGTTCGGTGTGACTGTGGAGAAGGTCACCAGCCAAAACACCGTCCTATTGAAGTCCGCCACGGATGAGCAGATCGCCAAGCTCCGCGAGCTCGGGTTCACTGCCGACCGACTGCCAGACAAGACCGTGACGGTCACGCTGAACGCCGACCAAGCCAAGGCTGACATCAAGGAGATTGCCGCGCCCGCGGTCAAGACCGTCGAGGTCCGAACCGTCACCCTCACCGGTACCGGCCAGATCACCGCGGGCGATGAATCGCACCCGAGGCCGCTTCCCGGTCGCGCGCTCGGCGGCGAAGTCAGCGGCGGTGTCGCCGGGCGGGACTCAGTGCCCTCGCTGCTCATGCCCGGCGAGCACGTCTTCACCACCTCCGATGTCGACAAGCTCGGCGGACAAGCCGGTGTCTACCGGTTCCGTGCCGCGCTGCAGTCCGGAATGGTCGGCCGGTTCGCAAACGGCGGCGCGGTCGGCTGGAGCGCCGAGGACGAAACCAAGCTCCAATCGGCGATCACCGCGGTCACCCAAGCCGAGGAACGCCGCGCCACACTCGATTTCAACAAGAAGGCCAGCGACGCGGACAAGCGGCAGGCCGACCTCAAGATCGAGAAGGCCAAGCAGAAGGTCGCCGAACTCGAGGGCCGCAAGACGACCGGCGCTCCGGGCGCGACGCTGCTGCCGCAAGTGCCGTTGCCGAATCGTCGGTCTCAGCAAGAGATCCAGAACTTCAACGCACAGCAGGCCGTCGACCAAGCCAACACCGCCCGCAACAGGATCTACAGCGACCCCACCTCGACTCAGGAGCAGAAGCTCAAGGCCGACAACGACTACCTCTCCGCGCAGAACTCACTCGAAAGCACGCGCAAGCAGCAGACGGACCTCGGCTCCGGTGTACTGCCATCGCAGTACACCCTCCCTGGCATAGCCTCCCGTGCGGCCGGCATCCTCACGACGGGGTTGCTGGGTTTCTTCGGCCTCGAGAACTCCATCCTGTCCGACAGCGGCTACTACAGCCAGGCCATAAACACGCTGGGAGGCAGGCTGAGTCAGGGCCAGCAGCAGTCAGGCTCGACCGGCGGCTACGAATACCAGCCCAAGAACTTGCCGGTGGATCCCGAGAAGAAGTCCAGCGACAGCGAATCGAGCAGCACTGAAACCTCGAGCTCCGACGCAAGTTCGCACGAGTTCCAGTCGGGTGGCGGCGCCGAGCAGTGGCGGCCGACGTTCGCGGGCGTCCTGTCGGCATTGGGTATGCCCGCGGGGTGGCTCAGTCTCGGCATCGCGCAGATGCGCACCGAGTCCGGAGGAAACCCGAAGGCCATCAACAACTGGGACTCCAACGCCGCCAAGGGCACGCCGAGCAAGGGGCTCATGCAGGTCATCGACCCGACCTTCCAGTCGTACAAGAGCGCTCTGTACCCGTCGGATATCTGGGATCCGGGCGCGAACATTGCTGCGGCCCTGCGGTATACCGTCGCGCGCTACGGCGGACCGGAAGGCGTGTGGGGCCAAGGGCACGGATACGCCGACGGCGGGTGGGCGTTCGGGCCCGGCACCGGCACCTCGGATTCGATTGACGCGCGGTTGTCGCACGGCGAGTTCGTCGTCAACGCGCAAGCGGCGGCCGCTAATGCGGACTGGCTGCAGGCGATCAACTCCGGATTGTCGATGCGCGCACCCGCATTGCCCCAGGGTCTCAGTGCCCGTAGCAGTGACGCGCCGTCGGTGAACCGTGACCATTCCATGAACTTCGGAGACACCTACGTGATGAATCCGCAGGACTTCATAGATGCGGTTGACAGGCATCAAAGCAAGCAGGCCATCGGGCTGTCGGCGGCGCTCATGTGA
- a CDS encoding DUF6907 domain-containing protein: protein MTTIQNATDWTDLNCSSCGAFICRIAVPLGGPAQCQPCQNRAPGCASWCAEGEHSDALFLDDAVCWGPEVVIPLSLEPSPGLALIPSLEISPRRQIARGVDSVYVCWQHLFGTDIDLSVSEARQLAAVLLTIADRVDVD from the coding sequence ATGACAACCATACAGAACGCCACCGACTGGACGGACCTCAACTGCTCCTCTTGCGGCGCGTTCATCTGCCGTATCGCCGTACCGCTCGGCGGCCCGGCACAGTGCCAGCCGTGCCAGAACCGCGCCCCCGGCTGCGCAAGCTGGTGCGCAGAGGGTGAGCATTCGGACGCGCTGTTTCTCGACGACGCCGTCTGCTGGGGACCGGAAGTGGTCATCCCCTTGTCGCTGGAACCGAGTCCCGGCCTGGCATTGATTCCCTCCCTTGAGATATCGCCACGGCGGCAGATCGCGCGCGGTGTCGACTCTGTCTATGTGTGCTGGCAGCACCTCTTCGGAACGGACATAGACCTCTCTGTGTCCGAAGCCCGGCAGCTGGCGGCTGTGCTGCTCACGATCGCCGACCGGGTGGATGTGGACTGA
- a CDS encoding cytochrome c oxidase assembly protein — MLTALAGATAAVVAALVVGLSAAQALSLLGIPDPGPLTTYGLPAIRALADLSAALTVGSLLFAAFLVPPQANGLLDVGGYRAVRRASNFAVVWACCAALLIPLTVSDTTGQPIADVWRPEQLWRAIGQIDLAEAWRTTMVFALVVAVGCRLALRWGWTPVLFGGAILTMMPLALTGHSSSGGAHDLATNSLILHLVSAAVWVGGLFALVAHAVRDGAHTDIAARRFSMTATIAFVVIGFSGVINSWVRVPSWDELFTTTYGRLVLAKVAALVALGAFGYLQRRASLPALAANPRDRAALVRFGGVEALVFAATMGLAVGLGRTPPPPPTSVPTPAEVELGYNLAGPPTAMRLLFDWRFDLMFGTLAIVLAVLYLLGVRRLRARGDVWPIGRTLAWMSGCAVLLFATSSGVGRYSPAVFSVHMGQHMALSMLAPILFALGGAVTLALRALPPAGRGGTPGPREWIQAAVHNPVSRLLTHPIVASVIFVGGFYALYMGGIYDSFVDSHAAHLLMNAHFLLSGYLFYWVVIGIDPKPRQVQPLTKLGMVFGSLPFHAFFGIALMSMTTVMGGWFFRSLGLGWNNDLLGDQRTGGSLAWASGEVPLVVVMLALLIQWSRSDAKLAKRTDRAADRDNDADLSAHNAMFAELAKRDREVRK, encoded by the coding sequence ATGTTGACCGCACTGGCCGGTGCGACGGCGGCGGTGGTCGCCGCACTGGTGGTCGGACTGTCCGCGGCGCAGGCGCTGAGCCTGCTCGGCATTCCTGATCCCGGTCCGCTGACTACCTACGGTCTGCCCGCGATCCGCGCGCTCGCCGACCTGTCCGCGGCGTTGACCGTCGGCTCGCTGCTGTTCGCTGCATTTCTGGTACCGCCGCAGGCCAACGGGTTGCTGGATGTCGGCGGTTATCGCGCGGTGCGACGTGCATCGAATTTCGCCGTCGTCTGGGCCTGCTGCGCGGCGCTGCTGATCCCATTGACCGTCTCGGACACGACCGGTCAACCGATCGCCGATGTCTGGCGGCCCGAACAGCTGTGGCGGGCGATCGGACAGATCGACTTGGCCGAGGCCTGGCGGACCACAATGGTGTTCGCGCTGGTCGTCGCGGTCGGCTGTCGCCTTGCCCTGCGCTGGGGCTGGACTCCCGTGCTGTTCGGCGGCGCGATCCTGACCATGATGCCGCTGGCGCTGACCGGGCATTCATCCTCCGGCGGTGCGCACGATCTCGCCACCAACAGCCTGATCTTGCACCTGGTTTCCGCCGCGGTGTGGGTCGGCGGACTGTTCGCATTGGTCGCGCACGCCGTGCGCGACGGCGCGCACACCGATATCGCCGCCCGGCGATTCTCGATGACCGCCACGATCGCATTCGTCGTGATCGGGTTCAGTGGTGTGATCAACTCGTGGGTCCGGGTGCCGAGCTGGGATGAACTGTTCACCACCACCTACGGCCGGCTCGTGCTTGCCAAGGTCGCCGCGCTGGTCGCGCTGGGTGCGTTCGGCTATCTGCAGCGCCGTGCTTCGCTGCCTGCGCTGGCCGCGAACCCACGTGATCGCGCGGCACTGGTCCGGTTCGGTGGGGTAGAGGCATTGGTGTTCGCCGCGACCATGGGACTGGCCGTCGGCCTCGGCCGCACACCTCCGCCACCGCCGACATCGGTGCCGACACCCGCCGAAGTGGAGCTCGGCTACAACCTCGCCGGGCCGCCGACGGCCATGCGATTGCTGTTCGACTGGCGCTTCGACCTGATGTTCGGCACGCTGGCCATCGTGCTCGCGGTGCTGTACCTGCTCGGGGTGCGACGGCTGCGTGCTCGAGGCGATGTCTGGCCGATCGGTCGAACCCTGGCCTGGATGTCCGGGTGCGCGGTGCTGTTGTTCGCCACCTCCTCGGGCGTCGGGCGTTATTCGCCCGCCGTGTTCAGCGTGCACATGGGCCAGCACATGGCGTTGTCGATGTTGGCGCCCATCCTGTTCGCGCTCGGCGGCGCGGTCACGCTGGCGTTGCGCGCGCTGCCGCCGGCCGGGCGCGGTGGCACTCCAGGGCCGCGGGAATGGATCCAGGCTGCGGTGCACAACCCGGTGTCGCGCTTGCTGACCCACCCGATCGTCGCGTCGGTGATCTTCGTCGGCGGTTTCTACGCGCTGTACATGGGCGGAATCTACGACTCGTTCGTCGACTCGCACGCCGCGCACCTGCTGATGAATGCGCACTTCCTGCTCAGTGGCTATCTGTTCTATTGGGTGGTGATCGGCATCGATCCCAAGCCGCGCCAGGTGCAACCGCTGACCAAACTGGGCATGGTATTCGGTTCGCTACCCTTCCACGCCTTCTTCGGAATCGCGCTGATGAGCATGACCACTGTCATGGGCGGGTGGTTCTTCCGTAGTCTCGGCCTGGGCTGGAACAACGATTTGCTCGGAGATCAGCGCACCGGCGGTAGCCTGGCATGGGCCAGCGGTGAAGTGCCGTTGGTTGTCGTAATGCTCGCGCTGCTGATCCAGTGGTCGCGCAGCGATGCGAAACTCGCGAAGCGGACCGACCGGGCCGCCGACCGTGACAACGACGCGGACCTCAGCGCACACAACGCGATGTTCGCCGAGCTGGCAAAACGTGACCGAGAGGTGCGCAAGTGA